In one window of Patescibacteria group bacterium DNA:
- a CDS encoding thioredoxin family protein, with product MKILKFGAIWCSECIVMKSIWDEIEEEIFDFDTESFDADEHYDDFKKYDIEKIPVYIFMDDNGSEVARLEGPQNKEDIIELLDEHINK from the coding sequence ATGAAAATTTTAAAGTTTGGCGCCATTTGGTGCTCGGAGTGTATTGTTATGAAATCAATCTGGGATGAGATTGAGGAAGAAATTTTTGATTTTGATACAGAATCTTTTGATGCCGACGAGCATTATGATGATTTCAAAAAATATGATATCGAAAAAATTCCGGTATATATTTTTATGGATGACAACGGCAGTGAGGTGGCCAGACTCGAAGGTCCTCAAAACAAAGAGGATATTATTGAATTATTAGATGAACATATTAACAAATAA
- a CDS encoding DUF4340 domain-containing protein: MTKKNLILGGVLAVLVLSAYIFNGPFADWKKNLNRPKNFVSGFQAGDIDKIDIEKDGKKINIEKVDVAVGSSTEQKWKISGTKDFYLTKDAADKITTSIRELLAAKLDLISENKDKKKDFEVDDNGIKVSLKKGDNVVTDFVIGKMTSDYAGVFLSKNDLDRIYSVKIMALNFAFSEDNIYDKAIFKIAADKVSKIRFQYPGQEFIIEKKSDQWTITKPKPSAINRAKVDSVVNLLADLTAAEIPAQTFEGTGLEKHEIIVQVTGDGIDDTIIVGGKNDKGLYYAKTGNSDNIYLISKENRDALNKKMQDLK, encoded by the coding sequence ATGACAAAAAAGAATTTAATTTTAGGAGGCGTATTAGCTGTTTTGGTTTTGTCAGCGTATATTTTTAATGGTCCTTTTGCGGACTGGAAAAAAAATTTAAACCGACCGAAAAATTTTGTGTCCGGATTTCAAGCGGGCGATATTGATAAGATTGATATTGAGAAAGATGGTAAAAAAATTAATATTGAAAAGGTTGATGTGGCCGTTGGAAGCTCTACTGAGCAAAAATGGAAAATTTCCGGCACTAAGGATTTTTATTTAACCAAGGATGCGGCTGATAAAATCACAACCTCAATTAGAGAGTTGTTGGCGGCAAAATTGGATTTGATCAGTGAAAATAAGGATAAGAAAAAGGATTTCGAGGTTGATGATAATGGCATAAAAGTGTCTTTGAAAAAAGGGGACAATGTGGTAACTGATTTTGTTATTGGTAAAATGACAAGTGATTATGCTGGCGTCTTTCTCTCAAAGAACGACCTTGATAGGATTTATTCTGTAAAAATTATGGCTTTAAATTTTGCTTTTTCCGAGGATAATATTTATGATAAGGCTATCTTTAAGATTGCGGCCGACAAGGTTAGTAAAATTAGGTTTCAATATCCAGGCCAAGAATTTATTATTGAGAAGAAGAGTGACCAGTGGACTATCACTAAGCCAAAGCCATCCGCAATTAATAGAGCTAAGGTGGACAGTGTAGTTAATTTATTAGCTGATTTAACAGCAGCTGAAATTCCAGCTCAAACTTTTGAAGGAACCGGATTGGAAAAACATGAAATCATTGTGCAAGTAACAGGTGATGGTATTGATGATACGATTATCGTGGGTGGTAAAAATGATAAAGGTCTGTATTATGCCAAGACGGGTAATTCAGACAATATCTATTTAATTAGCAAGGAGAATAGGGATGCGTTAAATAAAAAAATGCAAGATTTAAAATAG
- a CDS encoding GldG family protein, with protein sequence MNEKNTKKIKKTDLSITVLLVLGIILVVNFFSYQLFTRFDLTQNKNFSISPVSKKTVKELADVVNVKVYFSDNLPSQVLGLKQEVKDMLGEYAAFSNGKINVEYINPASDEKTQQELYMIGIPQVTFQVYEKDKAQTVNAYFGIAISYGDKTEAIPTIQKEASGLEYQLTTAIKKVISERIATVGIVTSHETVGLEDAMSSAYKALQELYTVQKVEVKDDVDISSDINTLVIVGAKDKFTDKQIAKIEKFVNAGGSLLVFQDGVMVEQGLKTNKSDLSLNKLFAKYGLKVNQDLVADNRSGMASFTQGFLSFSVPYPFWPKITKDGFNQNETAVSSLTSVLLPWVSSVEVIKAQDNKSYSKLAYTTPKAWNVTDNFNVTPNNLAAPTAQKEYAMAMSVSGKADFDSENQKDQFLGKLIVVGDSDFVQENFLRQSPDNLTFFQNLVDSVSLDNALIEIRSKVVSSRPIKEGLTDSTIAMIRYFNVFGVTVIVVAFGVIRYFSRRKNKFVDEL encoded by the coding sequence ATGAATGAAAAAAATACTAAAAAAATAAAGAAGACCGATTTGTCCATTACAGTTTTGCTTGTTTTGGGAATTATTTTGGTTGTTAATTTCTTTTCTTATCAACTTTTTACGAGATTTGATTTGACGCAGAATAAAAATTTTTCTATTTCTCCAGTTAGCAAAAAGACTGTTAAAGAGTTGGCTGACGTAGTGAATGTAAAAGTTTATTTTAGTGATAATTTACCAAGCCAAGTTTTGGGGTTGAAGCAAGAAGTTAAAGACATGCTTGGCGAGTATGCGGCTTTTTCTAATGGCAAGATAAATGTAGAATATATTAATCCAGCGAGTGATGAAAAAACACAGCAGGAATTATACATGATCGGCATTCCACAGGTTACTTTTCAGGTATATGAAAAAGATAAGGCGCAGACCGTTAATGCTTATTTTGGTATTGCGATTAGTTATGGTGATAAGACTGAGGCCATTCCAACAATCCAAAAAGAAGCTTCCGGACTTGAGTATCAGTTAACTACGGCAATCAAAAAAGTAATTAGTGAGCGCATTGCGACTGTTGGTATTGTGACTAGTCATGAGACAGTTGGCTTGGAAGATGCCATGAGCTCAGCTTATAAAGCTTTACAAGAGTTATATACAGTGCAAAAAGTTGAAGTGAAGGATGATGTTGATATTTCTAGTGATATCAATACCTTGGTTATTGTGGGCGCAAAAGATAAATTTACTGACAAGCAAATTGCGAAGATTGAAAAATTTGTTAATGCTGGCGGTTCACTTTTGGTGTTTCAGGATGGTGTGATGGTTGAGCAGGGTTTAAAAACAAACAAGTCTGATCTTAGCTTGAATAAATTATTTGCGAAATATGGCTTAAAGGTTAATCAAGACTTGGTGGCTGATAATCGTAGCGGCATGGCATCGTTTACACAAGGATTTTTGTCATTTTCTGTGCCGTATCCGTTCTGGCCAAAAATTACCAAAGATGGCTTCAATCAAAATGAGACCGCGGTTAGTAGTTTAACCTCAGTTCTTTTGCCTTGGGTTAGCTCAGTTGAAGTGATCAAGGCGCAAGACAACAAGTCTTATTCCAAATTAGCCTATACTACGCCAAAGGCCTGGAATGTTACTGATAATTTTAACGTTACACCTAATAACTTGGCCGCACCGACAGCACAAAAAGAATATGCTATGGCGATGTCAGTGTCCGGTAAAGCTGATTTTGATAGCGAAAATCAGAAAGATCAGTTTTTGGGCAAATTAATTGTGGTGGGCGATAGTGATTTTGTTCAGGAGAATTTCCTTCGACAAAGTCCTGATAATTTAACATTCTTCCAAAATTTAGTTGATAGTGTTAGTTTGGACAACGCCTTGATTGAAATTCGCTCAAAGGTGGTTTCTTCTCGACCAATTAAAGAAGGTTTGACAGATTCGACCATTGCCATGATTCGATATTTTAATGTTTTTGGTGTGACGGTTATTGTAGTTGCCTTTGGCGTGATTCGTTATTTTTCGAGAAGAAAAAACAAATTTGTAGATGAGTTATAA
- a CDS encoding ABC transporter permease, producing MRTIWTLFKKELMSYFNSPIAYIFIGVFLVVGNWLFFKSFFLIQEASMRGFFDLLPWMFLFLAPALTMRLWAEEKKQGTIEFLLTLPVTDWQVVLAKFFGALSFLLITLLLTLTLPITIASLGNVDFGPVIGGYIGAIFLGGAYLALGLFISSLTKNQIIAFILGLVASFVAFMVGADFILIGAPKFLVPVMSFLGLGNHFYNISKGVIDSKDIIYYGSFIFFFLWMNTKIIEARGWK from the coding sequence ATGAGAACAATTTGGACATTGTTTAAAAAGGAATTAATGTCCTACTTCAATTCGCCGATTGCTTATATTTTTATCGGTGTTTTCTTGGTGGTGGGTAATTGGCTTTTTTTCAAGAGCTTTTTTTTGATTCAAGAAGCTAGTATGCGCGGTTTTTTTGATTTATTGCCGTGGATGTTTTTGTTCCTCGCACCAGCACTAACAATGCGTTTGTGGGCGGAGGAAAAAAAGCAGGGTACGATTGAATTTTTATTGACTTTGCCGGTGACCGACTGGCAAGTGGTGTTGGCTAAATTTTTCGGCGCCTTGTCGTTTTTGTTGATAACCCTACTTTTAACTTTAACTTTGCCGATTACGATTGCATCTTTAGGTAATGTTGATTTCGGCCCGGTTATCGGTGGTTATATTGGGGCGATTTTCTTGGGAGGTGCTTATTTGGCATTGGGGTTATTTATATCTTCTTTAACCAAGAATCAGATCATTGCTTTTATTCTGGGTTTAGTGGCAAGCTTTGTCGCTTTTATGGTTGGAGCTGATTTTATCTTAATTGGTGCACCAAAATTTTTAGTGCCAGTGATGAGCTTTCTTGGACTAGGTAATCATTTTTACAATATTTCCAAGGGTGTAATTGATTCCAAGGATATTATTTATTACGGTTCTTTTATTTTCTTCTTTCTTTGGATGAATACGAAAATAATCGAAGCGCGTGGTTGGAAATAA